In one window of Falco cherrug isolate bFalChe1 chromosome 10, bFalChe1.pri, whole genome shotgun sequence DNA:
- the EIF6 gene encoding eukaryotic translation initiation factor 6: MAVRASFENNNELGCFAKLTNAYCLVAIGGSENFYSVFEGELFGTIPVVHASIAGCRIIGRMCVGNRHGLLVPSSTTDQELQHIRNSLPDSVRIQRVEERLSALGNVTTCNDYVALVHPDLDRETEEILADVLKVEVFRQTVADQVLVGSYCVFSNQGGIVHPKTSIDDQDELSSLLQVPLVAGTVNRGSEVIAAGMVVNDWCAFCGLDTTSTELSVIESIFRLNEAQPSTIATNMRDSLIDSLT; this comes from the exons ATGGCTGTCCGCGCCAGCTTCGAGAACAACAACGAGCTGGGCTGCTTCGCCAAGCTCACCAACGCCTACTGCTTGGTGGCCATCGGCGGCTCCGAGAACTTCTACAG CGTCTTCGAGGGGGAGCTCTTCGGGACCATCCCGGTGGTGCACGCCTCCATCGCCGGCTGCCGCATCATCGGCAGGATGTGTGTGG GAAACAGGCACGGACTGTTGGTGCCAAGCAGTACGACAGACCAAGAGCTTCAACATATCCGCAATAGTCTTCCAGATTCTGTGCGAATTCAGCGAGTAGAAGAGCGGCTCTCAGCGCTGGGCAATGTCACTACCTGCAATGATTATGTAGCTCTTGTACATCCAGATCTTGACAGG GAGACAGAAGAGATTTTGGCAGACGTACTGAAGGTTGAAGTTTTCAGACAAACAGTGGCAGATCAGGTGCTAGTAGGAAGTTACTGTGTTTTTAGTAACCAAGGAGGAATTGTGCACCCTAAAACCTCAATTGACGATCAGGATGAACTGTCTTCATTGCTCCAGGTCCCACTTGTG GCTGGAACAGTGAACCGTGGCAGCGAGGTCATTGCAGCAGGAATGGTTGTAAATGACTGGTGTGCCTTCTGCGGGCTGGACACAACCAGCACTGAGCTCTCTGTCATCGAGAGTATCTTCAGGTTGAATGAAGCTCAGCCAAGTACCATTGCTACCAACATGAGAGATTCCTTGATTGACAG cTTGACATGA
- the FAM83C gene encoding protein FAM83C, with translation MLSPEGTSWEEPRSARGPEETWSQTGLIRVERHFLASTALVMFNYLAVEVRPQFHRSYGGQQGVSGPLKSRLEQLKKPWWREPTPLVLQHSETARLAIDAFLEQGERGYLSAIAEERELPFLSTLDMEYMSHQRNQSFPDPSSTKDKEADPGSADTGDGSSLSSELTSGTYFPLMSDVHPPELELGWPGAPLLTVSGQTQATVIFQRNKANSIKDLLRSLISRARTVIAIVMDLFTDMEILCDLLEASSRRHVPVYLILDEEYLKHFVEMCNKMALTQDNFPNMRIRCLSGDTYYSKAGKKFAGQVLQKFILIDCDQVLAGTYSFTWLCSQVHTSLVTHFRGQIVAEFDKEFRYLYAESRAVTSFCVPDPGTCPSSQNTSNIASFLLKPPQVNDAETLSPSSSLSNVSIRSIKVSPFLKNSSCNVHQENQDANSDSGNKKGKEDTALKPTCQKQQGEPPDAPNNPPNKPTPALYHKSNLVTARTFLQPEPSPALSSNKPSYQGDNSGHCSPLRQEQMLQSLSEGASSNGTSTKQKGSAAASREPTAENDTPCYGMEKRQSPGQGKLDLLSPYSQLKREKKPVVPCYDKLPEDMLMEKNSVYGAEKRMTLGHSKLDLITKYNKLKSKHVHSRFEL, from the exons ATGCTGAGTCCTGAAGGAACCAGCTGGGAGGAGCCCCGGAGCGCAAGAGGGCCAGAAGAGACCTGGAGTCAGACAGGACTAATCCGGGTGGAGAGGCACTTCTTAGCATCAACAGCTCTGGTCATGTTCAACTACCTGGCGGTAGAGGTGAGACCCCAGTTCCACCGTAGCTATGGGGGCCAGCAAGGGGTGTCTGGGCCACTGAAGAGCCGCCTGGAGCAGCTGAAGAAGCCGTGGTGGAGGGAGCCCACCCCACTGGTGCTCCAGCACAGTGAAACAGCCAGGCTTGCCATAGACGCCTTTCTTGAGCAGGGGGAACGCGGCTACCTGAGTGCCATCGCTGAGGAACGggagctgccttttctttccaccCTGGACATGGAATATATGAGCCATCAGAGAAACCAAAGCTTTCCAGATCCCAGCTCAACGAAAGACAAAGAGGCTGACCCTGGCAGCGCGGACACTGGGGACGGGTCCTCCCTCAGCTCTGAACTAACATCTGGCACCTACTTTCCACTCATGTCTGATGTGCACCctccagagctggagctggggtggCCAGGGGCACCACTGCTCACAGTGTCTGGCCAGACTCAAGCCACTGTgattttccaaagaaacaaaGCTAACAGCATTAAGGATTTGCTCCGTTCTCTGATCAGCCGGGCACGGACG GTGATAGCGATTGTGATGGACCTGTTTACAGACATGGAAATATTGTGTGACCTGCTGGAGGCCTCGAGCAGACGGCACGTCCCCGTTTACCTGATCCTGGATGAAGAGTACTTGAAGCATTTTGTGGAAATGTGCAACAAAATGGCTCTTACTCAGGACAATTTCCCA AACATGCGCATAAGATGTCTGAGCGGAGACACATACTACAGCAAAGCAGGCAAGAAATTTGCAGGCCAGGTTCTGCAGAAGTTTATCCTGATTGACTGTGACCAAGTTCTTGCTGGTACATACAG tttcacctGGCTTTGCAGCCAAGTCCACACCAGCCTGGTGACCCACTTCCGTGGTCAAATTGTTGCAGAATTTGACAAGGAATTCCGGTACTTGTACGCAGAGTCCAGAGCAGTGACTAGTTTCTGTGTACCAGATCCTGGAACATGCCCCTCTTCTCAGAATACCTCAAACATTGCCAGCTTCCTTTTAAAACCCCCACAGGTGAATGATGCTGAAACCTTGAGCCCCTCCAGCAGCCTTTCCAATGTAAGCATCAGAAGCATAAAAGTGTCTCCCTTTCTGAAAAACTCCAGCTGCAATGTACACCAGGAAAATCAAGATGCAAACTCTGATTCTGGTAAtaagaaggggaaggaagacaCAGCTCTGAAGCCCACCTGCCAGAAGCAGCAAGGAGAACCGCCAGACGCACCAAACAATCCTCCAAATAAACCCACCCCAGCCTTGTATCACAAATCAAATCTCGTGACAGCAAGGACATTCTTGCAGCCAGAGCCTTCCCCTGCCTTGAGCTCCAATAAACCCAGTTATCAAGGGGACAACAGCGGCCACTGCTCCCCGCTAAGACAGGAGCAGATGTTGCAGTCCCTGTCAGAGGGTGCCAGCAGCAACGGGACAAGCACGAAGCAGAAAGggtctgctgctgcctccagggAACCGACAGCAGAGAACGACACCCCTTGTTATGGGATGGAAAAACGACAGAGTCCTGGACAAGGAAAATTGGACCTGCTGTCCCCATACAGCCAGCTAAAACGAGAGAAAAAGCCTGTCGTCCCTTGCTATGACAAGCTCCCTGAGGACATGCTGATGGAAAAGAACAGCGTGTATGGGGCTGAGAAGAGAATGACCCTCGGGCACAGTAAGCTGGATCTGATCACCAAGTACAACAAGTTAAAATCTAAACACGTACACAGTCGGTTCGAACTCTGA